The Vicinamibacteria bacterium DNA window TGCTGTGATAGGCGAAGCTCTCTTCGCGACCTATCGCACCGCCAACGTGAGCTGACACCTTAGGAGCGTGAATCATGTCTTCATCGAACCCCCTCAAGAACGACGGCTCCGCCTTCGTTATCTCGATCCTCGTCCTGTTCGTCCTGAGCGTTTTGGGAATGGCGCTGATGCTGACGACGACGACGGAGAAAGACATCGCCATCAACTACCGCTGGGGAGAGCAGGCGTTTTTCAACGCCGACGCCGCTCTCGAGTACGGCAAGAACGTGCTGGGGTCGTACCTTCTCAACGACGGCAACTTCGCCAATGTATTGCCCCCTGCGCGAGACGACGTCACCGTGCCCAGCGACGCCGCTCCGTGGGGCGATGCGCTTCCCGAAAACATATGCGACATCGCCCAGCCGGGTTGCCGCGAGTATCAATATTATGCGGACCGATGCCCTCCGGGCGGAGGCGGACCGTGCGTGCGGGTCTACATCGGCAAGGTACTCAGGCGGCCGGACGGAACGCTGGCGCAGTACGATTTCCGATTGCCCAACCCCGGTGTGGCCGGGGATCTCGACGGGGATGGAGCGCCGGACATCGACGGCACCGTCACCCTCTGGGTTCGCCGGCCAATCGTCGGGACGAAGGACTACGGGGCCATCGACTTCGACAAT harbors:
- a CDS encoding pilus assembly PilX N-terminal domain-containing protein, which produces MSSSNPLKNDGSAFVISILVLFVLSVLGMALMLTTTTEKDIAINYRWGEQAFFNADAALEYGKNVLGSYLLNDGNFANVLPPARDDVTVPSDAAPWGDALPENICDIAQPGCREYQYYADRCPPGGGGPCVRVYIGKVLRRPDGTLAQYDFRLPNPGVAGDLDGDGAPDIDGTVTLWVRRPIVGTKDYGAIDFDNPGGIHDRVILTAEGTAPGAAGTGSRPVSLRRLEMTVRQPGSGIEGDQHSNVTQGSGRDRRRLDYDQVQTSGFGTP